The following DNA comes from Pirellulales bacterium.
TCCGGATATTCAACAGCTGATAAACGATTCAAACGCGCGAGTAACTCAAATTCCCCGTCCTGTTCTTCACGATAGACATCAGGCCCCGGCGCCGCGAAGGGCAGCGGATTCTTCGGATCCACGGCCAGATGTACCGCGTTGTGCTCAGGGCCCAGGTAGCTCGCACCATGACCGCCCACGCCGCCACAGCAATCGGCGATGGGCGTACCCATCACCACGAATTGCGGCAGGTCGTCGTTCAACGAGCCCAGTCCGTAATGCACCCAGGAACCGATCGTGGGAAAGAACCCCTCGAGCGAATGCCGGCCTGTATGGAACTGCAATTGGGCGCCGTGATTGTTGTCGGTGGTCCACATCGAGCGGACGATCGCCATATCGTCGACGCAATCGCCCAGGTGCGGCCACCAATCGCTAATGTCGATGCCGCTTTGCCCGCGCTTCTGATAACCGACCTGGAGCGGAAAGATCTGCGGGTGGGAATGGTGCAATCCCGGCACGATCTCGCGCAGGTTCTTCTTCGAAAACGGGGACGCATCGGGATCGGGAAACGGCGTTTCGGCAATCGTTTTGCCGGCATATTTGTTGAGCGCCGGCTTTGGATCGAAGCTCTCCATGTGGCTGGTGCCGCCGATCATGAAGAGCCAGATCACGTTTTTCACCCGCGGCGCGAAGTGGGGCCGGCCATCGGGGGGCGCCCAGCCGGCCGTCACGGCGTCGGCCGCCCGCGCGAGCGGATCGCGTGCCAGCATTGCTCCCAGCGCCAGACCGGTGAAGCCCATTCCGACATCAGCCAGGAACGTACGCCGGTGCAGGCCTGAGCAACCGTTTCTCTTGTGGGGTTTCATGGCTTCAATCGCTCGTTCAGCGAATCGTGACGAAATCGTTGTGATTCAAAAGTACGTGTACGAAATCTTCGCGGGCCCGCATGGCCGGATCATCTGCCGGCTTGACAGCCGCGGTCTCACCGCCGGCAAACGCCGTTAATTGGGTTTTATCCGCCAGCCGCGCTGCCTGGCGCGCGAGAAACTCAAGTGACAGCGAACACTCTTCCGCACTCGGTGACCGCGACAGCACCTGCTCGAACGCCGCGCCCACGAATCGCTCGTCCGCCCCGTCGGGCCGCGTGTTTGATTCCTGCCATATGGATGCCGCCAGCCGCCGCGATTGCTCAAGCGCCAAAGGACTGTTGGCGAGAGCCAAAGCCTGCTGCGGCACGATACTCTCGCTGCGACGATAACATTCGTTGACGCTGGCCAGGTCGAAAAGCTTCAAGAACGTCATCTGTTTTTCGTTGGCGTGCTGGAAGTACAAGCTGCGCCGCGGCACGGTCAGCCCTTGGGCATATGCGAGGTCGGCACCGCCGATCGTCATATCGAGCTGACCGGCCACGCACAGCACGCTGTCGCGCACGGTTTCGGCCTCCATGCGCCGCGGATTGGCGCGCCATAGAAACCGATTGTCGGGATCGATCGTGCGTCGCGAGTCATCCCGCATGGCCGTCGACACCATGCAATAGGCCTGCGAAGTGACGATCAACCGGTGCAGCGACTTCATGCTCCAGCCGCGATCCATGAGTTCGACGGCCAACCAGTCCAGCAATTCGGC
Coding sequences within:
- a CDS encoding DUF1501 domain-containing protein, with the translated sequence MKPHKRNGCSGLHRRTFLADVGMGFTGLALGAMLARDPLARAADAVTAGWAPPDGRPHFAPRVKNVIWLFMIGGTSHMESFDPKPALNKYAGKTIAETPFPDPDASPFSKKNLREIVPGLHHSHPQIFPLQVGYQKRGQSGIDISDWWPHLGDCVDDMAIVRSMWTTDNNHGAQLQFHTGRHSLEGFFPTIGSWVHYGLGSLNDDLPQFVVMGTPIADCCGGVGGHGASYLGPEHNAVHLAVDPKNPLPFAAPGPDVYREEQDGEFELLARLNRLSAVEYPDDAALRARIKSYELAFRMQMAVPDVLRLEDETQATERLYGLDQKETATFGQQCLAARRLVERGVRFVQIFHGSNGGAGAWDAHGKLKEGHTQLCKQVDQPIAGLLKDLKQRGMLDETLVVWGTEFGRTPGAQNADGRDHHPFGFSVWLAGGGIKRGVVHGATDELGYHAVENRHYVTDLHATVLDQLGLDPRRLEVPGRKRLEIDFGSPIRQIIA